A part of Planococcus sp. MB-3u-03 genomic DNA contains:
- a CDS encoding MDR family MFS transporter, with protein sequence MEQTKRPLILIAVMLAMFVSAVEATIVSTAMPSIAADLGGFSKYSWVFSAYLLMSTVTVLLYGKLADLVGRKAIFTFGMLLFLIGSWLCGLADSMEQLIAFRFIQGAGAGAIMPIASTIVGDIYSPEERARIQGYLSSVWGISAIAGPAIGGVLVATIGWQYVFWVNLPLGILSLLGILIYLKEPVRMERAKIDYRGALFLTIALSSVLYLLIEGGVSFGWLSAPSYLLAIFGALFMFWFVKAERASDDPMMPFEIWQNRAILYANLVSLATGIILIGISSYLPAYVTGVMEQPAAIAGFTLTTMSIGWPIASVLSGRLLISIGYFRTSLLGGSFLLLGTVLFVAMQPGFGPLWAGMSSFFVGVGMGLTSTAFIVSIQSAVSYDKRGAATASNMFMRNLGSTIGVALLGSILNSSLLNRLDDSGNSLSLESVNSNA encoded by the coding sequence ATGGAACAAACAAAACGCCCGCTCATCTTGATCGCAGTCATGCTGGCGATGTTCGTTTCCGCGGTCGAAGCGACCATTGTCTCGACCGCGATGCCGAGCATTGCTGCAGACCTCGGTGGATTTTCGAAATACAGTTGGGTGTTTTCCGCTTATTTGCTGATGAGTACGGTGACGGTGTTGTTATACGGCAAATTAGCGGATCTTGTCGGCAGGAAAGCGATCTTCACTTTCGGCATGCTGCTGTTTTTAATTGGTTCCTGGTTATGCGGTTTAGCGGATTCGATGGAACAGTTGATCGCTTTCCGCTTTATCCAAGGGGCGGGAGCGGGGGCTATCATGCCAATCGCCTCGACGATCGTGGGGGATATTTATTCTCCTGAAGAACGGGCGAGGATCCAAGGATATTTGTCCAGCGTATGGGGCATTTCGGCCATCGCCGGCCCTGCCATCGGCGGTGTTCTAGTGGCGACGATCGGCTGGCAATATGTTTTCTGGGTCAACTTGCCGCTCGGGATTTTATCGCTGCTTGGCATCCTGATTTATTTGAAAGAACCGGTGCGCATGGAGCGGGCGAAAATCGATTATAGGGGCGCCTTGTTTTTGACGATTGCACTTAGCAGCGTCTTGTATCTGCTTATCGAAGGGGGCGTGTCTTTTGGCTGGCTCTCGGCTCCTTCTTATTTGCTTGCCATTTTCGGCGCTTTGTTCATGTTTTGGTTTGTCAAAGCAGAGCGCGCGTCAGACGATCCGATGATGCCGTTTGAAATTTGGCAAAACCGTGCGATTCTCTATGCGAATTTGGTTTCGCTCGCGACGGGGATTATTTTGATCGGCATTTCCAGCTATTTGCCGGCTTATGTAACTGGCGTCATGGAACAGCCAGCAGCCATCGCTGGCTTCACGTTGACGACCATGTCAATCGGATGGCCGATTGCTTCCGTCTTGTCAGGAAGGCTCTTGATCAGCATCGGGTATTTCCGCACCTCGCTTCTTGGTGGATCGTTCCTGCTGCTCGGAACCGTATTGTTTGTTGCGATGCAACCCGGCTTTGGGCCACTGTGGGCAGGGATGTCGAGTTTCTTCGTCGGTGTCGGCATGGGATTGACCAGTACCGCCTTTATCGTATCGATCCAATCGGCAGTGTCGTACGATAAGCGGGGAGCGGCAACCGCTTCAAATATGTTCATGCGCAACCTTGGCAGCACAATCGGCGTGGCGCTTCTCGGCAGCATATTGAACAGCTCGCTATTGAACCGGCTGGATGATTCGGGCAATAGCTTATCACTGGAATCCGTCAACTCGAATGCCTAG
- the cbpB gene encoding cyclic-di-AMP-binding protein CbpB, whose product MISLPSKDFLETPIEEFVISSEKVAHVQIGNSAEHALLVLTKTGYSAIPVLDAKYRFHGLINAQRITDAILGMDHIEYEKLGDIRVEEIMQTDLPLIHLNDRFQRALDLVIDQNFLCVVDDDGMFMGILTRRIVLKQLKKQLYQFKR is encoded by the coding sequence ATGATTTCATTACCGAGCAAAGATTTTCTTGAAACCCCGATCGAAGAATTTGTCATCTCGTCCGAAAAAGTAGCACATGTCCAAATCGGCAATAGCGCCGAACATGCTTTATTGGTTTTGACGAAGACCGGCTATTCAGCCATCCCGGTTTTGGATGCGAAGTACCGGTTTCACGGCTTGATTAATGCCCAGCGCATCACAGACGCCATTCTTGGAATGGACCATATAGAGTACGAGAAACTAGGCGATATTCGAGTCGAGGAAATTATGCAGACCGACCTGCCGCTGATCCATTTGAATGACCGCTTCCAAAGAGCTTTGGATTTGGTGATCGACCAGAATTTCCTTTGTGTAGTAGATGACGATGGAATGTTCATGGGGATTTTGACAAGACGGATCGTCTTGAAGCAATTGAAAAAACAACTTTACCAGTTCAAACGATAA
- the fadH gene encoding 2,4-dienoyl-CoA reductase, which produces MLSEQTIIVTGGSSGMGFHMAEKFAAEGANVIITGRDMEKLNESLTKLSGLRGQAEAFQMDVREPEHAKAMVNFAHEKFGRIDGLVNNAAGNFIVHAEKLSPNGWRSVIDIVLNGTFFCSHAVGNYWIENGTKGNILNMLATYAWNAGAGVAHSAAAKAGVMSLTRTLAVEWGTQYGIRVNGIAPGPIERTGGADKLFESQEAMQRTLKSVPLGRLGKPEEVADLAAFIMSEKAAYMNGEIVTLDGGQWLNKFPF; this is translated from the coding sequence ATGTTGAGTGAACAAACAATAATCGTGACCGGAGGCTCCAGTGGGATGGGCTTTCATATGGCAGAAAAGTTTGCCGCTGAAGGGGCGAACGTCATCATTACAGGGCGGGATATGGAAAAGTTGAATGAGTCATTGACGAAATTGTCCGGGCTGCGGGGACAGGCGGAAGCGTTCCAGATGGACGTGCGTGAACCTGAACACGCCAAGGCGATGGTCAATTTCGCACATGAGAAATTCGGCCGGATCGATGGCCTTGTCAATAATGCAGCAGGGAATTTCATCGTCCATGCTGAAAAATTATCGCCGAATGGATGGCGCTCTGTTATTGATATCGTCTTGAACGGGACTTTCTTTTGTTCTCATGCCGTGGGCAATTATTGGATTGAAAATGGCACAAAAGGGAATATACTTAATATGCTGGCAACGTATGCCTGGAATGCCGGAGCCGGTGTCGCTCATTCCGCCGCCGCTAAAGCCGGGGTCATGTCGCTGACCCGGACGCTAGCAGTGGAATGGGGAACGCAATATGGCATTCGTGTCAACGGGATCGCTCCTGGCCCGATCGAACGCACTGGGGGCGCAGATAAACTTTTTGAGTCTCAAGAAGCGATGCAGCGGACCTTGAAATCTGTTCCTTTAGGCCGGCTTGGAAAACCGGAAGAAGTGGCAGATCTGGCAGCGTTCATCATGTCAGAGAAAGCGGCTTATATGAATGGGGAAATCGTGACCTTAGACGGTGGACAATGGTTGAATAAATTCCCTTTTTAA
- a CDS encoding YkyB family protein, whose amino-acid sequence MSLTTKDSEIAQAIFTVNRHAKTAPDNQFLYALKKQALNLMIQQKRAQKLGLHFSKNPRKSQQQSSVLVKCGNYYFHMLPKKEDFHSLEHFGDLDESYRNPPSRMNLKHAKELLQNYTGLEAPDKKPAIPAFSKRYEPKEMNRFYSPKKSYFD is encoded by the coding sequence ATGTCCTTGACGACGAAAGATTCGGAAATCGCACAAGCTATTTTCACTGTCAACCGCCACGCTAAGACTGCTCCTGACAATCAATTTCTGTATGCATTAAAAAAGCAAGCATTGAATCTGATGATTCAACAAAAACGGGCGCAAAAACTGGGCCTGCACTTCAGTAAAAACCCCCGAAAAAGCCAACAACAATCATCTGTCCTCGTGAAATGCGGCAATTATTATTTCCACATGCTCCCCAAAAAGGAAGATTTCCATTCGCTTGAGCATTTTGGAGACTTGGATGAATCCTATCGCAATCCACCGAGCCGCATGAACTTGAAACATGCCAAAGAATTGCTTCAAAATTACACCGGGCTGGAGGCGCCGGATAAAAAGCCTGCCATCCCGGCTTTTTCCAAACGCTACGAACCGAAAGAAATGAATCGTTTCTATTCACCGAAAAAATCCTATTTTGATTGA
- a CDS encoding NAD(P)-dependent oxidoreductase: MKIGFIGTGVMGNSIGRHLLEGGHELSVFTRTAKKAEDLLEQGASWKNNPKELAADAEVIFTMVGYPSDVQEIYFGENGLLANAAEGTVLIDLTTSQPKLAQEIADAARAKGLHALDAPVSGGDIGAKMVFCLSWSAAKKVFNRLLPLFRLFAGNIILQGPAGSGQHTKMCNQINIANNMLGVCESLIYAKKAGLDPENVLRSISAGAAGSWSLSNLAPKMIEGDFRPGFYIKHFIKDMKIAVEESERWGLDLPGLKLSLGIYEELERAGDGDLGTQALIRHFDFAEK, translated from the coding sequence GTACCGGGGTCATGGGTAATAGCATCGGACGCCATTTGCTGGAGGGCGGCCATGAACTTTCCGTATTTACGAGAACGGCCAAGAAAGCTGAGGATTTGCTTGAACAAGGTGCGTCCTGGAAAAACAATCCGAAGGAACTGGCGGCAGATGCGGAAGTGATCTTTACGATGGTCGGTTACCCATCCGACGTGCAGGAAATCTATTTCGGGGAAAACGGATTGCTGGCAAATGCCGCCGAAGGAACGGTGCTCATCGATTTGACTACTTCCCAGCCTAAGCTTGCGCAGGAAATTGCGGACGCTGCACGGGCAAAAGGCTTGCATGCGCTGGATGCGCCAGTCTCTGGAGGGGATATCGGCGCCAAAATGGTGTTCTGTCTGTCATGGTCGGCGGCGAAGAAGGTTTTCAATCGCTTGCTTCCGCTGTTTCGCTTGTTTGCGGGCAATATCATTTTGCAAGGTCCAGCGGGTTCCGGTCAGCATACAAAGATGTGCAACCAGATCAATATCGCGAATAATATGCTGGGCGTCTGTGAATCCCTTATATACGCGAAAAAAGCAGGACTCGATCCAGAAAACGTATTGCGCTCCATCTCGGCTGGCGCAGCCGGCTCTTGGTCATTGTCGAATTTAGCCCCGAAAATGATCGAAGGCGATTTCCGTCCAGGATTTTACATCAAGCATTTCATCAAGGATATGAAAATAGCGGTGGAAGAATCCGAGCGATGGGGCCTGGACCTTCCAGGGCTGAAATTATCGCTCGGGATTTATGAGGAATTGGAACGTGCAGGGGATGGGGACCTGGGCACCCAAGCATTGATCCGTCATTTCGATTTTGCGGAAAAATAA